GCAGGTAGAAGGCTACAAGCCCGTCATTGTTCACCCGGAGCGAAATAAGAGAATCCAGGAGAACCCGAATGTCCTCTATTCATTGATTAAGAACGGTGCCTTTGCTCAATTGACAGCCGCGAGCTTAACAGGAAAGTTTGGAGGAACGGCTAAGAAGGTTTCCAAACAGCTGATCGAAGCGAACCTCGTGCACCTGATTGCTTCAGACGCCCATAACGTGAAGAGCCGTACCTTCCATATGAAGAAGGCGTACGATGTGATCAAGAAGGAATACGGTCAGGACATGGTCTACTTCTTCTCAGAAAACGCGTATTATTTAATTGAAAATGATAACCTGGCAAGCGAAACACCAGAGCATGTGAAGAAGAAAAAAGTATTTGGCCTGTTCTAAATAATATACTTTCAATAGTAAGTGACTAAGCTTATTTCGGCTTAGTCACTTTTTTATGGGGGTTATTCTAGTAATTGAAAGCGTTTTAATGTAAAAGTCCTATTAACATCCAAAAAAACTTTCCGACGCGTAAGCGTTGAGAATCCTAGATAAATCGTTAAAGTTTTACAAATTTAGTGTAAATTATACTAATCTTGGCTTCAAATTACATGGATAAAATGCTATACTGTTACCATTCTAAGCCAAAAATTTGAACGATTTGTAAAAGGGAATTTATGAGAGAGGAGGCCTATATTTGATTGACATTCACAGTCATATACTACCAGGTGTAGACGATGGCGCTCGGGACATCGAAGCCAGCCTGGACATGGCAAGAGCAGCCGCAGCTGATGGCATACATACAATCATCGCAATCCCCCATCATCAAAATGGGACATACAATAACTTCAAACATAACATCACCCAACACGTCGCTGAACTCAATCAACTAATCCAACACCATGACATCCCTTTAACCGTACTGCCAGGAGACGAGAATCTACGGAGATATGCTCGACGGCCTTCTCAATAACGAAATCCTTACACTTAATCAAGGAAACTATGTATGTGTCGAATTTCCTTCTGATGCCGTGCCAAGATATGCCAAGCATTTATTATTTGATATTCAAGTCAAAGGCTATCAGCCGATCATCGTGCATCCTGAGAGGAACCGGCAGATTATCCAGCATCCAGACATTCTTTATAACCTTGTCAGCAAGGGTGCTTATACACAGATAACAGCCGCCAGCTTAACCGGATGGTTTGGTAAGAATATACAGAAGTTTACCCATCAGCTGATTGAATCAAACATGACCCACCTGATTGCATCGGACGCCCATAACACCACGAGCCGCGGGTTCTGTATGGGAGATGCATATGAAGAAATCAAAGAGAACTATGGCATGTCCATGGTTTATTTGTTTGTCGAAAATGCGGAATGTATCGTTAGCGGTGATGTTTTAGCTGCAGAGGTGCCAGAAAGAATTAAAAAGAAAAAATTCTTAGGAATCTTTTAAAATATGAAAGGAGTGAAAAAGAGAGATGACAATAGCCTTTAAGAAACGATTACTTACATTAATTGGAATTGATTCCATTATCGTTTCCTTTTCAATTTTTGTCTCACACTTTTTCTTAAGTCCATCAACAGATACAGCATTTGATGAGATGATGCTCGTGTCAGCCCTTGTATTATTGTTGACCCACCATCTGTTTTTTAGTGTGTTCGGAATGTATCGCCGCAAGTGGCGTTACGCAAGTATGGAGGAACTTATTGGAATTATCGTTGTGGTCACATTATCTATTATATCGACCACAGCTGTACAGCTTTTAGCTTTTGGAAGCATTTATACCAGAGCTCTGATTATCACGTGGATGCTACATATCTTATTACTTGGCGGGGTGCGTTTTGCTTGGCGTTATTATAAGACTTATGGATTAACAGTTAATCCTAAAGGGAAGAAAGCCAAGTTAATCAGAAATAATCCCCATGCCAAGCAGACATTGATTATCGGTGCTGGATCAGCAGGTCAGATGCTGGCAAGACAGATGAAAAACTCGAATGAAATCAATACAAATATCGTCGGGTTTATCGATGATGACTTTACAATGCACCATCTGAAAGTAAATGATTTTCCTGTGCTCGGAAGTACAAGTGCAATTGAAGAAATCGTGCAGAAACATCATGTTAACCATGTAGTTATCGCAATGCCTTCCGCGGAAAAATCTAGAATTAAGGAAATTATTCAAGCCACCAAAAAAGTGGTTCAAAACGTGCAGACACTTCCAATGATCGAGGATATAGCATTAGGTAATGTTTCAGTAAACAGCATTCGTGATGTCTCTATTGAAGACTTATTGGGAAGAGATCCGGTTGAGTTAGATATTCAGTCCATCTCTAGCGAGGTCAATGGAAAAACCGTATTAGTTACAGGAGCAGGAGGTTCCATAGGTTCTGAGATTTGCAGACAGCTTATTAAGTTTGGACCTGACAAACTTATCCTTCTAGGTCATGGCGAAAATAGCATTTATACTATTCATATGGAACTAAGACAGTTAGGCCTCGAAACCGAACTGGTTACAGCTATAGCGGATGTTCAGGACAGGGAGAGAATCTTTGAGGTTGTGGAAGACTATGCCCCTTCTTATATCTATCATGCAGCAGCACACAAGCATGTGCCATTAATGGAAGCAAACCCTAAAGAAGCGGTTAAAAATAATGTGTTTGGCACTAAGAACATAGCGGAAGCAGCTGACACTTATGGAGTACCGAACTTTGTTCTCATCTCTTCTGACAAAGCCGTTAACCCTACTAATATCATGGGAGCTACTAAACGTGTAGCTGAAATGGTGATTCAATCATTAAGTAGAACAAGTAAAACTAAATTCGTCGCTGTGAGATTTGGAAACGTGCTCGGAAGCCGAGGCAGTGTAATTCCGTTATTTAAACAGCAAATTGCTAATGGAGGTCCGCTGACTGTCACTCACCCAGATATGACAAGATATT
This window of the Halobacillus sp. Marseille-Q1614 genome carries:
- a CDS encoding nucleoside-diphosphate sugar epimerase/dehydratase; translated protein: MAFKKRLLTLIGIDSIIVSFSIFVSHFFLSPSTDTAFDEMMLVSALVLLLTHHLFFSVFGMYRRKWRYASMEELIGIIVVVTLSIISTTAVQLLAFGSIYTRALIITWMLHILLLGGVRFAWRYYKTYGLTVNPKGKKAKLIRNNPHAKQTLIIGAGSAGQMLARQMKNSNEINTNIVGFIDDDFTMHHLKVNDFPVLGSTSAIEEIVQKHHVNHVVIAMPSAEKSRIKEIIQATKKVVQNVQTLPMIEDIALGNVSVNSIRDVSIEDLLGRDPVELDIQSISSEVNGKTVLVTGAGGSIGSEICRQLIKFGPDKLILLGHGENSIYTIHMELRQLGLETELVTAIADVQDRERIFEVVEDYAPSYIYHAAAHKHVPLMEANPKEAVKNNVFGTKNIAEAADTYGVPNFVLISSDKAVNPTNIMGATKRVAEMVIQSLSRTSKTKFVAVRFGNVLGSRGSVIPLFKQQIANGGPLTVTHPDMTRYFMTIPEASRLVIQAGALARGGEIFVLDMGEPVRIVDLAKNLISLSGFSEKEIPIEFSGIRPGEKMYEELLGDKEVHPEQIYPKIYIGKNNEFPIDELANFINVEFEQITTDEVKETVFHLIEDKVSISS
- a CDS encoding tyrosine-protein phosphatase — protein: MIDIHSHILPGVDDGAQTMEESIQMAQEAVEEGITTILATPHHQNGHYNNYKNDILIQVNELNRQLREKNIPLTVLPGQETRIYGEFVEGLQNNEILPLNETTDYVFIEFPFDTVPKYASNLLFNLQVEGYKPVIVHPERNKRIQENPNVLYSLIKNGAFAQLTAASLTGKFGGTAKKVSKQLIEANLVHLIASDAHNVKSRTFHMKKAYDVIKKEYGQDMVYFFSENAYYLIENDNLASETPEHVKKKKVFGLF